TCTTGCATCTCCAAGATATGGATCTGCAACAACCACGGGTTTGTGTGTAAAAAGTTTAATACCCAATGCATGGAAATTTCCACTTCCAACGTAAAGAAATGCATCGGCATCAATATCCTTTATGGCTGAAAAGTTGCAACCCAACACTTGCCCTCTAGTTGTGCCTGCACCTTCATTGATTAAAATCTTCTTTCCATTTTGTTCTAGAAAATCTGCAACTTCATCAAGCAGATGTAAATGTTGGGTTGTCGTGACAAGTCCTATTTTATTATAGCCCTCGAGAAAACCCATGGCACTTCCAATGCAACCAAGTAAATCTATATTAGAACGAGCATCAACAAAAATAACCGGTAAATCATAATCAATTGGGAGTGGTCTGTGTCCAAAATGGACAATTACATCAACTGAATCCCCCATATCCACGTCAGCTACATCACAAGCCCCATAACAGGGGTCTGCAGATATTATTACTGTTGCACCTGTTCCTAGTTCAATCTGCTTTGCTACTTTTATTGCATGAACTTTAAGGCCTTCTGGAAACTGTAAACCCACAATATCTGCCTTTAATTCATTTATTTTTTCTATAACTTCGGCTATATCAAGTTCGTGAATTGACATTTCTTCATCAGTCCTTTAATTGACATTTAATCTAAGAGTAGAATGAATACTCACAACAAATCATCCACACTTCCTTCTATTACAACCTTTCCTTCCACCACATTCACTTTTAAAAGGCTTTTAACATTGAATCCTGTTTCATTCTTGACAATATCGTTTCCATTGCCTTTTTCTATAACTGCTACAACATCCACAACCTTCACACCCATCCTTTCCAATGCTTTGAGAACTGCTATCATTGTTCCACCAGTACTCACAACATCGTCCACAAGAATTATCCTATCCCCTTTGTGCAAACCATTTATGTAAAGTTGCCCTTGGCTGTACCCGGTAGTTTGATGAACCAGAACTTCCCCTTCCAATCCGTAAACACGTTTTCTTATAACAACAAATGGTATTCCTGTTTTTATTGACAGTGCAGTAGCTATATGTATTCCCATTGCTTCCACACAAACTATTTTATCCACATCCATATTTCCAAATTTTGAAATAGCCTCTGCAGTTTCTTCAAGGATTGAAGGTTCTACCACTGGGATACCATCTGTAATGGGATGAACAAAATAATTATATTCCTTTTTTTTAATTACAGGTGCTTTAATTAAGCTGTTTTTAAGTTTTTCAAGCATTTTATCACCGGATCAAATCTTTAATTTGAATTAAATTCATTATCATCATTAAAATAATCCCACCATAAACCTTAATTAAATTTTTTTGAGGTTTAGATCATCCCCCAGGGATTTTTGGAATATTATTATAGATAAATATTTACAACTACTCTTTTTATATCTACATGAATTTATATTTAACAAGGAGAGTATATGTAAAATATCTATTTTTAGATTCTAAAATTTAAATCTTAAATAAAAATTATCTTAAAAAATATTGAAAATCAAAAAAATAAATTGATTATAATAAAGTACAATAACATGTAATAATAATCTTTTAATTTAAACATTTAATTGTAAATTTATAAGATTATCATAAAAACTGGTGAGAATATGTTGGGCAATCTAGGAAAAAATCTGACCAAAACAATGAAAAAACTGGCAGGAATGGCCATCATCGATGAAGAAGTTGTGAAAGAGGTCATAAAAGACATTCAAAGGGCCCTTATCCAATCAGATGTCAACATCAAATTAGTTTTAAAACTTTCTAAGACCATTGAAGATCGTTCTTTAAATGAAGAACCTCCAAAGGGCGTTACCCCTAAGGAACACGTTATAAAGATAGTTTACGAGGAACTGGTTAATCTTCTTGGTGCTACAGCCCAGGAAATTGAGATCCATAAAAAACCCTATAAATACCTTTTCATGGGTCTACAAGGAAGCGGTAAAACCACTACCATTGGTAAACTTACGCGTTACCTGCAGAAAAAAGGTTTTAATCCTGCAATTGTGAGTACCGATACTTGGAGACCTGCAGCGTACGAACAGCTACTACAGCTGACTGAAAGTATGAACGTGCCTGTTTATGGAGACCCCGAAAATACAGATGCATTAGACCTTGCAAAAAAAGGGTTAAAAGAAGCTAAAAAGAACGATGTCATAATAATTGATACTGCAGGACGTCACAAAGAAGAGAAAGATCTTTTAAATGAAATGGAAAGCATTTCTGAAGTAGTTAATCCAGATGAAGTTATAATGGTCATAGATGGGACCATAGGTCAGCAGGCGAGGGACCAAGCTCTGGCATTCAATAAAACAAGTAAAATTGGTTCAATAATTATAACTAAATTGGATGGTTCTGCCAAAGGTGGAGGAGCTCTTTCAGCTGTAGCTGAAATTGGGGCACCAATTAAGTTTATCGGAACTGGTGAACGCGTTGAAGACTTTGAAGCATTTGATCCCGATAGATTCATCTCAAGATTGCTTGGAATGGGAGACATAAGAACTCTACTTGAGCGTGCAGAAGAAATAGCTGAAACAGATGCTGACATGGGATCTGTAGATGCAATGCTCAGCGGTAAATTCACATTGAAAGACATGTATTCTCAATTCGAGATGATGAATAAAATGGGGCCAATGCAGCAAGTAATGAACATGATTCCTGGTGCTGGAGGTAAACTTCCTAAAAATGCTTCTCAGGTAACCGAAGAAAAACTTGCAAAATACAAGGTGCTAATGGACTCCATGACAGAACATGAACTCGAACACCCTGAGGTCATAAAACAATCAAGGGTAAAAAGAATAGCCAGAGGATCTGGTATGAGAAATGAAGATGTGAAAGAACTTCTAAAATATTATAACGTTACCAAAAAAGCAATGAAAGGATTTGGAAAAAGAAAAATGGGCGGTCCACTTGGGCAGATGATGAAACAGATGATGAGATAATAGTTACACAAACTTCCCCTTTTAAAAAATAAACGTTATTATGACTATATTAATTCTCATTTTATTTTATATTGAAGAATTATAATTTAATATAATTCATGACCATTCAATAGTTTATATCAAATTTAAGGATTCAGTTTAGGAAATGGTAAAAATGGAACTTCAAATAGAAGACAAATTAATCAAAGTTATTAAATTCACCGAAGGAAACATATGCGACAGGTGTCTTGGTCGAAACTTCTCCAAAAGCGTTGCAGGTTCTGGAAATCTGGAACGCGGAGAATATCTAAGAAATAAATTGGAAGCCTCTAATCAAAATATCCAAAAGACAGGTTCATGTTACATTTGCAACGATCTTTTTGAAACTTTGGATAAAATGACCAATAATGTAGTTGAAGTTCTTAAGGACGAACAAATTCATTTTTCCAATTTCTTGGTAGGTAGTCGTGTTGATTCTGAAATACTTAGGAGAGAAGACCAGATACACAAAACATTTGATATTGATGTAGAAAATATAAAAAAAGAAATAAACAGGGAAATAGGTAAAGAACTTTCATTAAGGCTTTCCAAAGAGGTTGAATTTGACAATCCCAATGTGGTTTTGATGGTAGATTTCAAAACAGGCAAAGTAGATATCCAAATAAATCCAATTTTCATAGAAAGCCGTTACCGAAAGCTTATAAGAGGAATTCCCCAAACAAAATGGCCATGCAATAAATGTAAGGGGAAAGGTTGTGAAAAATGCAATTACACCGGTAAAATGTATGCTGAAACAGTTGAAGAACTGATTTCAGAAGATGCAATCAAAGCAGCAAAGGGAGTAGGCGCTAAATTTCATGGGGCCGGTCGTGAAGACATCGACGTTAAAATGTTAGGTAAGGGAAGGACTTTTGTCCTTGAAATCAAAGAACCCAAAATCCGCGATATAGATCTAAAAAAACTCGTGGAAACAGTTAATAAACATGCAATGGGCAAAGTAGAAATTTCAGAAATGAAGTTTGTTGCCAAAAACAGGCGGGCAGTTATAAAAGAATCCTCAAGAGATACTTATAAAATCTACAAGGCAACAGTAGCGCTTGAAAATGAAGTTGATAACTCGCTTTTAGATTCACTGAAATCAATGAAAATAATAAACCAACGTACACCAATAAGAGTATCACATAGACGTGCAGATAAAATACGAACCCGTGAGATTAGGCAATTGGAATATATAAAGGTCGATTCAAAATTATTAGAGCTTGTAATAGAATGTGAAGGTGGCCTTTACATCAAAGAACTCATATCCAGTGATGAAAACAGGAGCCAGCCCAGTGTAGCAGGAATGCTTAAAACAGGTGCAAGATGCGTGCAACTGGATGTCCTTGATGTGAACATTTAAAGTAGTGGAATGGATAATATTATATAGTTAAAAAAAATCAAAATATATATCTATATCCCATTGCAAATTAAACATTCAGCATACAAAATTTGAGTAACTATCTGAATCTGTTTAATTTCAATTAGTCTTCAAACGAATTTTATCATCAAATAATAAAACAGTTTAACTTTTAGACTAGAATTGAGGATATTAAATTTATGATAGTGATAAAACCAATTATTGGTTTATATTATAAAGGTGATTAATTCATCTTACAGCAGGCCCTTAAGGGTTTTGGAGGTTTTAAATATGGTAAAGAGATCAAAAGGTTCAAGAAGTAAAACACGTTACAAACTTAGAAAGACTATAAGAGCAGGTAGAACAAACCCTATAACCAAAAAAATACAAACCTTCGATGAAAGTGATTTAGTTCACATAATAATCGATCCAAGTATTCACAAAGGTCAACCACATCCACGTTTCCATGGGAAAACTGGTAAAGTTGAAGATAAAAGGGGAAAAGCTTACATAGTAGAAATAAATGATGGTAATAAAGCTAAAAAATTAATAATCAGACCAGAACATCTTAAAATGCAAGAGTGATTTTAATGATTGGAAAAAAAGTCATTGAAACAGACCCCATCACAAATGCAGAAGCCAAAAAAATGCTTGAAGAAAGTTCTGAGTCCTATGAGCCAACTTATGAACAGAACCTTGCAATGGATCATGTTACTAAGTTTTCAAAACTAGATGTTGAATCTGCTCAAAAGCTCGTTAACGAGCTTGAAGAAATTATAAAGATAACACAGGCCATAAAAATTGCAGATGTCATGCCAGTGGATCTTGCAGATCTGAGACTGATGTTTGCAAAAGAAAGGGGTTCACACAAAAAAGAAGAATTTGAACAGATATTAGAGATAGTGAACAAGTACCGAAAATAATTAATTTCCAATCTTGGAATTTTTTGAGTACTAGTAAATTGGGACCCACGGGTCTTGAGATATATAATACCATCCGGGTGGTTTTGATGGAAGATCATGCAATTATCCTTGATTATCTTCCTTTAGGTTATGTTAAGGAAGGTGCACCTTCATTTAAAAGAAAACCCATAGCGCAGGCTGTAGGAACAGAAGAATTTACTCTCCTAGAACTCATTCCAAAGGAGAGGGTTCAGCTAGACATACATGAAAGAGTTTATATTGGTCCGGGTAAGAGAGATGAGATAGCTCGTGTAAACAGTAGGTTAAAGTATGATAAACTTACAGCAACTGCTAAAATAGAACTTGATTATGTTATAGAGGAAATCATAAAAGAAAAAGAGGAAAAATTTGTTGAATTTTTCAATGAAGCAGGCCCCATTTCAACTAGATTACACCAGCTAGAATTACTACCTGGAATCGGTAAAAAACATATGTGGGACATTATAAATGCCAGAAAACAAGCCAAATTCTCTAGCTTTGAGGATATAAAAAATCGTGTCACTATGCTTGCAGAACCTGTTAAACTCATTGCAAAACGTGTTCATCTCGAGCTGGAAGCAGGAGAAGACAGAAAGGGTAAGATGAAGTATATTCTCTTTACTAGACCCCCAAAACCAAAAAAACCAAAGTGAAATACCTTTTTTTTTATTTCTTTAAACTATGGACTTTTTTATTTGTATTTCAATATCAATTAGCTAAATATCATTGTTACATATTCAATCTCTTTTTAGGAGTTAACTGTTCTCATGTTGTCCGAAACCCTCAAAATATTAAATAAACAAGGTATAAAACTCGATAAAAGGAAGGGTCAGAACTATCTTATAGATAATAAGGTACTTTCACAAATTATCCAAAGTGCAGAACTCTCAATTAATGACTCAGTACTTGAAATTGGTGCAGGGATAGGTACTTTAACTATTCCTCTTGCAAAAAAAGCAGGAAAAGTTATTGCTATAGAACAAGACAAAAGAATAGCTGCAATTTTAATTAAAAGACTTGATAAACTTAACATTTCAAATGTTGATGTTATTGTGGGTGATGCAACCAAATTAAATTTTCCAAAGTTCAACAAAGTGGTATCAAACCTGCCATATAAAATCTCATCACCCATAACATTCAAGATCCTTGAAAACAAATTTGATTCGGCAATTCTCATGTACCAACTAGAATTCGCTGAGCGTATGATAGCAAAGTCAGGTGATTCAAATTATTCTAGACTATCTGTTATGATGCACTTCTATGCAGAAGTTGAAATGCTTTTTAATGTTTCAAAAGATGTATTTTTCCCAAAACCCAAGATATCATCAGCAGTGATCAAATTAACACCTAAGAATAAAGTGGAATTTAATGAATTATTTTTAAAGGTAACAAGAGCATTGTTTCAACACAAACGAAAAAAAGTTAGAAATGCTCTTATGGACTCTTTCCATGAAATTAATGATCTGGATAAGAATGAACGAAAAATTATAATATCAAAATTAGATCAAAACATTATGGATAAAAGAGTAATTATGATGGAACCCGACAGCATTCTAAAACTATCAAAAGATCTTGAAAAGTTATTAAAAGAATATTATAACTAAATTAACCCTGATTACATAATAAATTTCTATTAAATGATAAATTGATATGTTAGCTGAAATAATTCTTAATTGGTGATTAAATGAAAAAATCCCCATATGAAATTTTTCTAATGGAATGTCCAGAACTTGCAGCTAAATTCAATGAATTAGTACAGGTTCAACATTCAATTAAAGGTCTTGATCAAAAAACAAAACAGTTGATAAACATAGCTATCCAGACAGCTAACAAGAATCCCACAGGGGTTAAAATTCATGCAATGATGGCCAAAACAGAAGGTATAAAAAGAGAAGAAGTAATAAATGCTGTTACAATGAATCTTCATCTTTCGGGTCTTTCAAATGTCCTTGAATGTCTTCCATCAGCCATTGAAGGTTACGATGGCAAGTAGACCATCTTTTTTAAAATAGTTTCTAAATTGTTAAAGTTGGATTTACTATGATTAAATATCAAGGAATGGAATTTCAAACCAGTAATAATGTTTATGAGCCAGCAGAAGATACATTTCTGCTTGGTGATAATCTTATGGTCCGAAAATCTGACAGTGTTCTTGAAATTGGTACTGGAACTGGAATCATTGCAATACTAGCTTCTAAAAAAGCTCAAAGTGTAACTGCTATCGATATCAATAAGTATGCAGTTGAATGTGCCAGTAACAACGCTGAAAGCAATGCTGCTAATGTTGATATAAGATTAGGTGATCTTTTTGAACCAGTTATAGATGAGAAATTTGACCTGATATTATTCAATACACCTTACCTTCCTACAAGCGAAGAAGAATTTGTTGATGATGAACTTGAAGCTGCTTGGAATGGTGGGGAAGATGGTAGGTCCGTTATAAATCGTTTCATTAAAGATTTACCATTACATTTAAATCCATATGGGCGTGTTCAGCTAGTGCAATCTTCATTGTCTGATGTGGAGGAAACTGTTGCAATGTTGATGGATCTTGGTTTTGAAGTATCCATATCTGCAAGGGAAAGATTCTTCTTTGAAGAAATAGTTGTTTTAACTGGACAGCTCATCTAAAATAACTCAAAAATCTTTATTATTTTACAAAAGAAGATCAAATAAATAAAATTAATATTTTTTTAGGTTTATTTTCACAGCAACAAAGTAGCTATAAGACCAATACTCAGCACCATCACAATAACAACTGTTGCAATGGCGATGAAGTTGAATAGCTTTGAGTTTACATATTCTCCCATAACCCTCTTATCGTTGATAATAAGCAACATCAATATGAGTACAAATGGTAATAGCAAACCATTTGCAACTTGTGAGAGGAATAAGATTGTAAGAAGTGGTACACTAGGAATTAATATTATAATCACTGCAAGTATTATAAGTCCAAGATACAAACCATGAAAAACTGGAGCTTCTCTAAATCCCTTGGAAACTCCAGCTTCGAAGCCTAAACTTTCACATATATAATATGCTGTTGAGAGAGGTAAAATGCTTGCTGCAAAGAGTGAAGCGTTTAGAAACCCAAATGCAAATAATATACTGGCATATTGGCCAGCAAGGGGCACTAATGCATTTGAAACATCTGCTACATTATTGACTTGTATCCCATTTGTGTGGATTGTTGCTGCACATGCTAATACAATGAAAAATGCTACTATATTCACAACTATTGCACCAAAGATCGCGTCAACTTTCGAATACTTCAAATTTTTCAGACTGATTCCCTTTTCAACAACAGAAGATTGTATGTAGAACATCATCCATGGTGCTATTGTTGTTCCAACCATTCCGATTACCATAGTAATATAAGCTGTACTTAGGCTTATTTGAGGTACAATAACACTCTTTGCAGCAAGTCCCCAGTCAGGTTGTGCAAGAAATCCTGCAACAATATATGATAAGTAAAGAGAGGAAGCGAGTAAAAATACTTTTTCCACACTCTTGTAAGTTCCTTTAACTACCAACAACCAAACAAATAGTGCTGCAGCTGGTAAAGCAACGAGTCGTGGTACTCCAAATATTCCTGCACTAACTGCAATACCTGAGAACTCTGCTAGTACATTTCCAAAGTTGGCAAGTAAAAGTGCAATCATCATCAAAAAAGTAAATTTAATACCCACCTTCTCGCGTATAAGATCAGCAAGACCCTTTCCAGAAACTATGCCCATTCTAACACCCATTTCCTGTATAACAGCCAGAGCTATTATCATTGGAATGAACGTCCACAGAAGATTGTATCCAAATTGAGCACCTGCTAGGGAGTATGTAGTTATTCCACCGGCGTCGTTGTCAACATTTGCTGTGATTATTCCTGGACCCATTACAGAGAGGAATATTATAAAACTTAAAAAAGCAGGGTTTTTAAAAACCCTACGGAAGATTGTAAAATCCATTAAAAAACCTCATCTTCCAAACATTCTTGGAACTCTTTTCTTCCACGCAGTAGGTAAAACAATATCAATGGCATCATCTACAGTGATAATACCCCTCAATTTAGTTTCCTCCTCGACAACGGGTAAAGCAATCAAATTATATTTGGCAATTTTCTGAGCAACCTCATGCTGATCTTCCATTACATCAGCTTTTATTATGTGGGTATGCATGATCTCTGAAACATTTCGATTAGGTTCTGAAAGTAGAAGATCCCTAAGCGAGATTACACCCACAAGATCTCCTCTTTTCGATATAACATAAACATAGTATATAGTTTCAACATCTTCTGCCATATGCCTCAATGAATTTAAAACCGCCCTTACAGTTAAATCCTGATCAACATAGGCAAATTCTGTTGTCATGATTCCTCCTGCCGTGTTCTCGGGATACTTTAACAACTTCCTTAGATCATCAGATTCTTCTGGCTCCATTAAATCTAAGAGTTCTTCAGCTTTTTCTTCAGGCAAATCAGCTAAAACATCTGCTGCATCATCTGGAGACATTTCATCTAGAATTTCAGCCGCTCGTTGGCTATCCATGCCCTCTAAAAGTGAAACTTGTCTTTCTGGAGAAACTTCCTCAAGAGTGTCTGCAGCAGATTCATCGTCTAAAGATGTTAAAATATTCAAAGATTCATTTAATCCCAATTGATCTACAATTTCCGCCATATCTGCAGGGTGGAGCTTTTTTATTTTCTGTTTAGGCACCTTCAATTTGACATTGGAATAATCACTTTCCAATGGATCAATATCCTTCCATGAGATGAGATCCTCATTTGAAGTTATTCCAAGTGGTTTTATTATCCTATTAAGACTTAACCTTCTTAAAATACCATTAACACCAATATCAACACCAATAACATGAAAGTGACCATTAGTTGGAGATATTTTTATGTCGTTGACTCTTCTGATCTTTTTGCCTTCAATGTCAACCACTTGCCTGTCCATCACATCTTTTAAAAGGATGATATCATGTTTTTGAATTTTATAGGGCTTAATATCTTCTAATGAATATTTAAGTTTTATTTCTTTACCTAAACCTCCAATATATCTCCATGAAACATTTATTGTCTCTTTGCCGGTTGTACTAATTTTTAAAGCTTTAATAATTGGATATGAATGGTCCGATGATACTATAACATCCTTTAATTTTCCTATTCTTTCTCCTGTTGGAGATATCACTGGTTTTTTGATGAAATCACTTAGATACAAGTTCTCACCTCCTTAAATTTTGTGGATCTTAATTTTGATTATATTGGTGGAATTACTCCCTCTTTAACACGCTCCATAACGATCATTTCAGTCAGATCTTCAACACCATCAACAGACCTGACTTTACTGTTCATAATTTCATTGAGCTCTTCTATACTATGCGCCCATACCTTGATGAGTATATCATATTCACCTGATACACTGTACACTTCAGATACTTCTTCAAGCTTTGAAAGCTCATTTTTAACATTTTCATGTTTTTCCGACTCAGTCTGTATGATAATAATTGCAGTTACCTTCAAACCCATTTCATCAGGGTCAACTAAGAGAGTATACTGTTTGATCACACTTTTCTCCAACTTTTTAAGTCGGTTGGATATGGTTGCGTCCGGAACATTTATCTCTTTAGACATTTGGGAGAGAGTTATTCTAGAATTCCTGACCAAGGAACGAATTATTTCAGAGTCTATATCGTCCATTTCAAATTCACCACAAATTTATTTATGAATTTAGTATATTACTACTACACATATAAACGTTAGGGAAGATTACCAAAAATCTTTCAATATACTGGAAAATTACCCATATTTTGCTATATAACTGAGAATATAAAATTATAACCATTATGGAGTAAACAATGTTAACACTCCCCACTTGTTAAATCCCCTGAAATTTGATTATAAACTCTTAAAAAAAATATTATTAAATTCAAATTTTTGTATCTTATGAATATTTACATCCATATCTTCAAAACAAAAAATGCGGGCTGAGGTTTAAGATGGTTAATCTTAACATCCTCAGGAGGAGTGTCCTTAGTTACACCAACAACATAAGTATTAAAATATTTTTCCTTATCTCCATTTGTGAAAATATGCAGTACAAACGTTTCTTTACTTTTATTTTTTGAAAGATCTGAAATAATAGAATTTATATTTATAGGTTTTGAAGTAAATTTCTGGGCGTTCAGAATCTTATTATCTGGAGTATCAATTATCCATGTAGAATAGTCGGTATAATTTTCATTCATAACATTAGAATCTGTCAATAAATAAAAGTCTTTTGAATTAATATCTTCCATGTTAATGGTGAATGGTGCACATATCCATCCTGATTTGCTTTTATTGAAATCCGGCCTCCTATGATCGTGCCCCTCCATATTCATATGGGTACACACATACCCTGATTCACTATTCTCATTGTAAATATCTGGTTTTATACTTAGATAAACATCCATGAGTTCGTAATCATATAGAATAGTTCTATTAACAACTGTTATGTCCCCAATATTGTTAGGAGGAGTTTGATTTTGTACTACAAAGATTGGAATTGATGGATCAGTTGGATAGATCATCAAATTATAACTAGTTGATTCAGGCAGCATTCTGGTTAGCATTTCAGGTTCTTGTTTAAGACGGGATATCTTCCTCATACTTAAAGTATTTCTGACCACCCCTTTTCCAATTTCATATTTTGCTAATCCAGGAGTAATGCGTGTGACGTATTTGATTTCCTCCCAGTTTTCAGGAGAACCCGGTGTATTGATCAAAATATCGGCTGCATCATTTGCAATTCTATCAAGAGAAGTTTCAGTAGAATAATCATATATTTTGTTTCCTGCAATGTCCATTGCATCAGCTGATATTCCTATTATTACGGTTAGTAAGATCAATGCAAACATTGCATCTATTGTAAATGCTTGACCTCTTCGATCCAATTAAACATCCCCTTTAATGTTTGTTTCTTAATTTTCTTTATTTGAAATTTGATTCTCTGAAAATGTCTCGATATTTGATATTCCATATTTAGTTCTGTGTCCATTATCCAGAAATATTCTAAAATAAAGATTAAATGTAGAATAATATTCCACTGCTTCTCCATTATAGATTCCATTCATATCATCGTTAAATAATACATGATCTATAGAGCATGGAGCAGTTGAAACTCTTTTGTTAGTTCCTGCAGGTACTATGAACGTTTCTAATCCATAGTGGCTACATATAGCCTTTCCTTCCAATCTACATAAAAAACATGCCCCATCATTACTTTCATGATAGTAACCATTTTTCAATAATACAAATTTAAATAAAAAAAGTAAAAAGAGGTATTTTTATGCTCCTGTTTTGAATTTGAATGTGTAGGTTGCTAGTAGGTTATTTCCTGTCACCATCATTTAACTCATCCTTTTTGAAAATTTCGTAAAAACTCATTTTTTCTACCTCTTATCACTTCAAAGATTCAAATTTTCTGAAATTAGTTCTAATTCTATTTAATTTTACAAAATAGGGATATTTAGTTAAGTTTATCTTAAATTCTTAAATTTTTGTAGATATTATCCTATTTTATTATATTATGTCAAAGGGTTTATCATTTATGGTAAACATAATGTTATAAGGTGATACAAGATGGCAATGGAAGAAAATATGGATACTATGCATGAAGGAGATTTCGATAAAAAATGGATGGGACTCTGGGAAGAACATGTTGCCTGGACCAGACTAACTATCATAAGTTTAGTGGACATCAAAGATGCAACAGAGACTATTGCCACTGAAAATCGGTTATTAAGAAACACCAAAGACATGGCAGAAGTGTGTAGAATGTTTTATGGTGAACA
This sequence is a window from Methanobacterium sp. SMA-27. Protein-coding genes within it:
- the dph2 gene encoding diphthamide biosynthesis enzyme Dph2 encodes the protein MSIHELDIAEVIEKINELKADIVGLQFPEGLKVHAIKVAKQIELGTGATVIISADPCYGACDVADVDMGDSVDVIVHFGHRPLPIDYDLPVIFVDARSNIDLLGCIGSAMGFLEGYNKIGLVTTTQHLHLLDEVADFLEQNGKKILINEGAGTTRGQVLGCNFSAIKDIDADAFLYVGSGNFHALGIKLFTHKPVVVADPYLGDAREIDEFADRILRIRSARIAKAIEAERFGIIVSSKRGQSRLELAKNLKNMIKEEGKEGFILFLDDVSPNLLLPFTELDAFVMTACPRIAIDDSKMYKKPLLTPQELEILFKRRKWEDYEIDEIKYTR
- the hpt gene encoding hypoxanthine/guanine phosphoribosyltransferase; translation: MLEKLKNSLIKAPVIKKKEYNYFVHPITDGIPVVEPSILEETAEAISKFGNMDVDKIVCVEAMGIHIATALSIKTGIPFVVIRKRVYGLEGEVLVHQTTGYSQGQLYINGLHKGDRIILVDDVVSTGGTMIAVLKALERMGVKVVDVVAVIEKGNGNDIVKNETGFNVKSLLKVNVVEGKVVIEGSVDDLL
- a CDS encoding signal recognition particle protein Srp54, producing MLGNLGKNLTKTMKKLAGMAIIDEEVVKEVIKDIQRALIQSDVNIKLVLKLSKTIEDRSLNEEPPKGVTPKEHVIKIVYEELVNLLGATAQEIEIHKKPYKYLFMGLQGSGKTTTIGKLTRYLQKKGFNPAIVSTDTWRPAAYEQLLQLTESMNVPVYGDPENTDALDLAKKGLKEAKKNDVIIIDTAGRHKEEKDLLNEMESISEVVNPDEVIMVIDGTIGQQARDQALAFNKTSKIGSIIITKLDGSAKGGGALSAVAEIGAPIKFIGTGERVEDFEAFDPDRFISRLLGMGDIRTLLERAEEIAETDADMGSVDAMLSGKFTLKDMYSQFEMMNKMGPMQQVMNMIPGAGGKLPKNASQVTEEKLAKYKVLMDSMTEHELEHPEVIKQSRVKRIARGSGMRNEDVKELLKYYNVTKKAMKGFGKRKMGGPLGQMMKQMMR
- a CDS encoding tRNA pseudouridine(54/55) synthase Pus10, whose translation is MELQIEDKLIKVIKFTEGNICDRCLGRNFSKSVAGSGNLERGEYLRNKLEASNQNIQKTGSCYICNDLFETLDKMTNNVVEVLKDEQIHFSNFLVGSRVDSEILRREDQIHKTFDIDVENIKKEINREIGKELSLRLSKEVEFDNPNVVLMVDFKTGKVDIQINPIFIESRYRKLIRGIPQTKWPCNKCKGKGCEKCNYTGKMYAETVEELISEDAIKAAKGVGAKFHGAGREDIDVKMLGKGRTFVLEIKEPKIRDIDLKKLVETVNKHAMGKVEISEMKFVAKNRRAVIKESSRDTYKIYKATVALENEVDNSLLDSLKSMKIINQRTPIRVSHRRADKIRTREIRQLEYIKVDSKLLELVIECEGGLYIKELISSDENRSQPSVAGMLKTGARCVQLDVLDVNI
- a CDS encoding 50S ribosomal protein L21e, yielding MVKRSKGSRSKTRYKLRKTIRAGRTNPITKKIQTFDESDLVHIIIDPSIHKGQPHPRFHGKTGKVEDKRGKAYIVEINDGNKAKKLIIRPEHLKMQE
- a CDS encoding RNA polymerase Rpb4 family protein, with the protein product MIGKKVIETDPITNAEAKKMLEESSESYEPTYEQNLAMDHVTKFSKLDVESAQKLVNELEEIIKITQAIKIADVMPVDLADLRLMFAKERGSHKKEEFEQILEIVNKYRK
- a CDS encoding DUF655 domain-containing protein — protein: MEDHAIILDYLPLGYVKEGAPSFKRKPIAQAVGTEEFTLLELIPKERVQLDIHERVYIGPGKRDEIARVNSRLKYDKLTATAKIELDYVIEEIIKEKEEKFVEFFNEAGPISTRLHQLELLPGIGKKHMWDIINARKQAKFSSFEDIKNRVTMLAEPVKLIAKRVHLELEAGEDRKGKMKYILFTRPPKPKKPK
- the rsmA gene encoding 16S rRNA (adenine(1518)-N(6)/adenine(1519)-N(6))-dimethyltransferase RsmA; its protein translation is MLSETLKILNKQGIKLDKRKGQNYLIDNKVLSQIIQSAELSINDSVLEIGAGIGTLTIPLAKKAGKVIAIEQDKRIAAILIKRLDKLNISNVDVIVGDATKLNFPKFNKVVSNLPYKISSPITFKILENKFDSAILMYQLEFAERMIAKSGDSNYSRLSVMMHFYAEVEMLFNVSKDVFFPKPKISSAVIKLTPKNKVEFNELFLKVTRALFQHKRKKVRNALMDSFHEINDLDKNERKIIISKLDQNIMDKRVIMMEPDSILKLSKDLEKLLKEYYN
- a CDS encoding carboxymuconolactone decarboxylase family protein yields the protein MKKSPYEIFLMECPELAAKFNELVQVQHSIKGLDQKTKQLINIAIQTANKNPTGVKIHAMMAKTEGIKREEVINAVTMNLHLSGLSNVLECLPSAIEGYDGK